AAGCCTGCTCGGCAGAGGCACCCAGCGCCAGATACGCTTCGATCTCCGCACGGCGCCCCTCCACCTCGCTCCGGAGGCGCTCCGCGGCGAGCGCGGCCGCGTTCATGGCGTTGCCCACGATCATGCCGAAGAGCGGGATCAGGTAGCGCGGGTTGTACCAGGGCTCCATCCGGACCACCACCGCACCGACGTAGACGAGCGTGAGACCTGAGCCGAGGAGCATCGCCGCGGCGGTGATCCCGAGCAACGCCCGATCAGATCGCTCCTGACGATCCACCGCCGTGTGCGTCGCGACCGCGAGCATGAACAGCAGAGCCGCGATCACCAGGTACCAGCGATCGAGCGCGAAGATGTAGACCAGGACGTAGCCCACCAGTGCGAGCTGGAGGACCGTCCGAATCGCGCCCACCACGAGGTCCTTCCCCAACCCGAGCTTCTGCCAGCGAGAGATGCCGATCGCGATCAGGACGAGTCCGAACGCCAGGGTCAGGTCGAGCCACGACACGTCGGTGATCGGACGCTCCAGGACTTCTGGCCGCTGGATGAGTGCAAGCACCGCTACCTCCCGCTCTCGAGGAACGCTCGGATCCTCGGGTTCTCGCTCTGCACGAAGACCTGCGGGGTCAAGCCCGCCTCGATCACCCGTCCCGCTTCCATCACGACGGTGAAATCGCTCGCCCGCCGCGCCTCGGCCAAGCGGTGCGTGACCATGACTACGGTGAGTCCCCGGTCCGTGCTCAGGTGGCGGATCGTCTCCG
This Longimicrobiaceae bacterium DNA region includes the following protein-coding sequences:
- the fetB gene encoding iron export ABC transporter permease subunit FetB produces the protein MLALIQRPEVLERPITDVSWLDLTLAFGLVLIAIGISRWQKLGLGKDLVVGAIRTVLQLALVGYVLVYIFALDRWYLVIAALLFMLAVATHTAVDRQERSDRALLGITAAAMLLGSGLTLVYVGAVVVRMEPWYNPRYLIPLFGMIVGNAMNAAALAAERLRSEVEGRRAEIEAYLALGASAEQASSEPVRRSLLASLIPTVNGLMVVGLVSIPGMMTGQIIAGASPLTAFRYQIIVMFMLASSVAITATLVTLWYRRTFFTDAEQLRVRS